TCGTGGATGCTCGCGAAGCCGCGGATCGACGAGCCGTCGAAGAGCTGCCCGTCGCGGAAGAAGTCGTCATCGACCGTCGACGCGGGGATGTTGAAGTGCTGCTGGACCCCGGGAAGGTCGGTGAATCGGATGTCGAGGAACTTGACGTCGTTCTCCTCGATGTAGCGGACGACCTCGGCGGGCTCTGTGAACATGTACGACTCCTGATCGGGTATCGGTTGCATCAACCTTACGCAGGTTATGCGCATGGAGTTTCTCAGTCGTGTCCGCTGTGTTTCAGGCATGTTACAGCCGCTCGGTAGGCTGAGAGGGTGAGTGACTACCCCGGCGAACGCCTCGGAATGCCCATCTCCGGACCGGGGAGCATCGCCCGACCCGGCCGCCGGATCGCCGCCCTGGCGATCGACTACTTCGCGGCCACGATCATCGCGATCGGCTTCCTCGGCTACGACCCGCTCGAGCTGCCGGCCGAGGCCGGGTGGCGCCAGTTCGCGCCGATGATGGTCTTCGCCCTGCTGCAGATCGTGTTCCTGCCGACGGCCAACGGCAGCCCCGGTCACCGAATGCTCGGCATGCGCGTGCTGCGTCTGGACGGCGCGTGGGTGGGGCTGTGGCGTCCGATCGTGCGGACGCTGCTGCTGGTGTTCGTCATCCCCGCGGTGATCTGGGATGCCGATCAGCGCGGCCTGCACGACAAGCTCGCCGGCACGGTGCTGACCCGCGGCTGACATGCGGGACCGCGTCCTGCAGCTGGGTCGCTGAGCCTGTCGAAGCGTCAGCGGCCGCGGTTGCGGTTGCGCATCTCGCGCGGGGCACGACCGCCGAGGTACGAGCGGGCGGGGTCGACGAGGAACCCCTGACGCAGCGCCTCGCGGCCGATCAGCATCCGGAAGCCCATCTCGTCCCGGTTGGTGAGGGTGACCTCGGCATCCACCTCCCTGCCCACCAGCCGCAGCCGCATGGTGACGACGATGCGGTGCTCGGTGTGCCCCGATGAACTGCGCACGGCCCGTCGGTCGTGCACGCGCGTCTCGTGCACCACCGCATCGGCGGTGCTGTCCTGCCAGGGGTGCACGGTGAAGCGCACCCAGTCCTCGCCGTCGCGCTCGAACTCGCTCACGTCGAAGGCGTGCAGTGACGATGTGCGAGCGCCCGTGTCGATCTTGGCCTTGAGCCAGTCGATGCCCAGGTCCGGCAGTCCGACCCACTCCCGCCAACCCGTGGACGTGTTTGAATGAGAGGACCGTGTCACCTCTACATCCTGGCAGGAAACCTCTGTGAAGATCGCTGTTCTCTCGCGCGCCCCGCACTCCTACTCGACGCAGCGTCTTCGGGCCGCCGCGCAGCAGCGCGGGCACAACGTGAAGGTGCTGAACACGCTGCGGTTCGCGATCGATCTCACCGCCGACGCGCCCGATCTCTTCTTCCGCGGCAAGCAGCTCAGCGAGTACGACGCGATCCTGCCTCGCATCGGCAATTCGATCACCTACTTCGGCACCGCCGTGGTGCGTCAGTTCGAGCAGATGGACGTCTACACGCCGAACACGGCCAACGGCATCTCGAGCGCGCGCGACAAGCTCCGCGCCAACCAGATCCTGTCCCGGCACAACATCGCGATGCCGCCGACCGCGTTCGTGCGCAACCGTGCGGATGTCCGCCCGGCGATCGAACGGGTGGGCGGTGCTCCCGTCGTGATCAAGCTGCTGGAGGGCACTCAGGGGATCGGCGTGATCCTCGCCCCGCAGGTCAAGGTCGCGGAGGCGATCATCGAGACGCTGCACTCGACGAAGCAGAACGTGCTCATCCAGAAGTTCATCGCCGAGAGCCGCGGGCGCGACATCCGGGCTCTCGTGGTCGGCGATCGCGTCGTCGCCGCGATGCGCCGCGTCGCCGACGGCGACGAGTTCCGCTCGAACGTGCATCGCGGCGGACGCGTGGAGCCGGTGACCCTCGACCCGGTGTACGAGCAGACGGCGGTGCGCTCGGCCCAGATCATGGGTCTTCGCGTCGCGGGGGTCGACATGCTCGAGAGCGACGACGGCCCGCTGGTCATGGAGGTCAACTCGTCTCCGGGGCTGCAGGGCATCGAGACGGCGACGAAGCTCGACGTGGCCGGCGCCATCATCGACTACATCGCGAACCAGGTCGCGTTCCCCGACATCGACGTGCGTCAGCGGCTGAGCGTCTCGACGGGCTACGGGGTGGCGGAGCTGCTCATCCATTCCGGCGCCGAGCAGGTGGGCATGAAGCTCGGCGATCTCGGCCTGTGGGATCGTGACATCACGGTCCTGACGCTGCACCGCGGCGTGAGCGTGATTCCCAACCCGCGCAAGCACGTCGAGCTCGAGGCCGAGGACCGGCTGCTGTGCTTCGGCAAGCTCGAGGAGATGCGCTCGATGATTCCCGAGAAGCGACGCCGCCGTCCGCGCGTGCGGCGACTGCCGAAGGAGCCCCTGGGCGAGTGAGACATGCAGAACGGCCCCTCTCGATCGAGAGGGGCCGTTCTGCATGTCTCGGGGCCGGCGGGCTCAGCGTGGACGCTGCGAGCGCACGCGCGTCGGGTCGATGCCCTTCGGGATCGGCAGCGACGACAGCGACTGCGAAACCGACTCGATGCGGCGGATCACCGCGGCCATGGTGGCCTTGTCGATCGCCTTCGGCAGCTTCTTGATCGTCTTGGACAGGTCGGCGATGGCGACATCGTCATCGCCGTGTCCGACGTAGAGAACCGTGACCGGCACACCGTGCGCGACGCGCTGCGCCTTCTGACGCTCTTCGTTGATCAGCCGGGTGAGACGACCGCGAGCGCCTTCGCCGACGATCACGATGCCACCGCGGCCGACCACGCGGTACACCGCCTCCTGAGTCTTCGGGTTGATGCCGACGGGGGTGTCGGAGGCCGACCAGCTTCGACCCAGGCTGGTGCTGAGCACGTGGCCGCTCGCGCCGGGCATCCCGTCGATCTTGGCGTACATCGCTGTGGTGGACAGGCGTGTCATGAGGAACATCGCGCCCAGGACTCCGAACAGCAGGCCGGTGAAGCCCCACAGGATCAGCCCGAGCACAGAGGTGCCGCTGATGAGGAATCCGATGATCAGACCGATCAGCACACCCGCGATGAGGATGGCGATCTGTGCCCACGGCAGCCAGCCGTACACGTCCCGCGTGAAACGGAACAGGGAACGGATCTGCGAGAAGAAGCCGGGCCGCTTCTCGGTGACGGGAGCACTCTTTGCCATGCGTACAGCCTACCGATTCCGCGATGTCCGTTCCTCCTGCACAGCCGGCGAGATCGGCTCGATCGTCCCCAGGTCGGCTCCTTCCGGCGCGCACGGACGATGACGCGCGCTGAGATGGTCGAATGGATGAGAGGGCAGTGCTGACGTCGGGGGCGCACCGCGCGATCCGGATGCTGGATGCGCACGAATCCGCGTACGCCGGCGAGCTGATCACCGACGGCGAGCGACGTGCTGTGCGGGTGGACGCCGAAGCCGTGGCCGAGCAGCTGTGGGAGCTGGCCGGTGCCGAGCACGTCGCCGGCGTGCGCGATGTGCTGCGCAGGGCGGACGGTCACGACGCGGTGCTCCCGTGGTGTGCGGAACGGGTGGAGGTGTTCGTCGGGCGCCGTGCTGCGGCGCAGAGCGCTCTCTCGGCGGGGGAGACGGTGACGCTGGTCGGCAGCCTGCTGCGCGGGATCGTCGAGGTCGCCGATCGCGGAGTCACAGGGCAGTGGTGGCTGACCGACGAGGCGCGCCCCGTGTTCGCGCCGGGCGAGGGGATGGGGTGCGCCGCGTCCGCGGTCGCGCTCATCGCACGGCTGCGGGAGGGCTGCACGGATCGCGCGATGACCAGGGTGCTCGACGAGATCGGTGCGGCGGCAGGAGATCAGCGCATCGTCCGCCGGGAGATCGAGCGATTCGAGCGCGAGCTGACGGAGCTGGCGGCACCTCGCGCGCTGGTTCGTGACGTCCTCGCCCCCGAACGCGTGGTGTCGATCGGCGTGCACAGGGCGCATCTGCGCGCGGAGTCGGACCTGCTGGCCGCGGAGCCGAGCGCACTGCACCGCGTGCGGGACCGGCTGGCGGCGACAGCACAGCACGTAGGGCATCTGCTGCGGTCCGCAGTCGGACGCAGCGGGAGACGTGCCGCGCGAGAAGCCGGGCGTCGCCGGGAGCCGGTCGCGTCGGAGGTCGGGGCGGCCGGGCGAACAGCTCGCGCCCCGCGAGCGCGCGTGCTGGTCGTCGGCGGTGCGGCGGCCGCGCTGGTTCTGGTCGGCGGCTTGATGTGGCCGACGGCGGATGAGGACTCTGCGGCGATCGAAGGGGCTGCTGAGGCGACAGGTGCGCCGGCGTCGACGGGCGCGGCCGATCACGCCGCGGAGCCACCGGCGGGGTCGGCACCGGCGCCGGATCCCGGTGATGCGGCACGGGCGCCCACCGATGCGGCGGACGAGCGGCAGCCGGCGACCGTGCCCGCGCCGGATGCCGTGCTGGACGGCTCTGCGCAGCAGCATGCTGCTGAGCTGCTGACAGCCGTGCTGGCGTGCGCGGACAGGGGGGACCGGGAATGCGCCGACGCGATCGTCGATGGCGCAGGCGGCGCAGTGCGGGCGAGGCTGACCGGAACGGACGCGACGCGCACGATCTCGGCTGTGGAGGACCACGGCGATGTGAGCGTGCTGCGCCTCGGCCCGTCAGGCGAGCGCGGTGAGCAGATGCTGGTGCTCGTCATGCAGAAAGACCGATGGCTGGTCCGAGACGTCTACGACGTCGCGGACCAGCCATCAAGTCAGGGCTGAGCGCGCTCAGATCCCGAGGTTCGCGGTGAACTCCGCCGACTCGAGGCGGGTCTTGATCGCGCCGAGGAAGCGGGCAGCGTCGGCGCCGTCGATCGTGCGGTGATCGTAGGAGATCGCCAGGTAGACGTACGAGCGGACGGCGATGGCGTCCACGCCGTCGACCGTGACCACGCCGGGGCGCTTGAACACGACGCCGGTGCCCAGAATCGCCGACTGGGGCAGGAACACCAGGGGCGTGTCGAACAGCGCGCCGCGCGAGCCCGTGTTGGTCACCGTGAAGGTGCCGCCGGCGAGCTCGTCGGGCTTCAGCTTGTTGTCACGCGTGCGGGCCGCCAGGTCGGCGATCTCCTGCGCGAGCTGGGCGATGTTCTTCGTTCCCGCATCACGGACGACCGGGGTGAGCAGGCCGCGCTCGGTGTCGACCGCGATCGAGATGTTCTCGCTCGCCGGGTACACGATCGAGTCGCCGTCGACGGTCGAGTTGATGATCGGGAAGGCCTGCAGCGCTTCCGCGGCGGCGAGCGTGAAGAACGGCAGGAACGAGAGCTTCGCGCCGGTCTTCTGGTTGAACTCGTCCTTCTTCGCGTTGCGGAAAGCCGCGAGCTTGGTGACATCGACCTCGACGAACGTGGTCAGCTGCGCGGTCTGCTGCATCGACGCCACCGCACGCTCGGCAACGACCTTGCGCAGACGCGACATCTTCTGCGTCGTGCCGCGCAGCGGGGAGACCTCGAGTGCGGGAGCTGCCGGAGCGGCCACCTCGGCGGCCGGTGCCTGCGAGGCCGTTTCGGCGGCCTTGAGGACGTCCTCCTTGCGGATGCGTCCTCCGACGCCGGTGCCGGTGACCTTCGTCAGGTCGACGCCCTGCTGGCTGGCCAGGCGGCGCACCAGCGGAGTCACGT
The window above is part of the Microbacterium sp. nov. GSS16 genome. Proteins encoded here:
- a CDS encoding RimK family alpha-L-glutamate ligase, translated to MKIAVLSRAPHSYSTQRLRAAAQQRGHNVKVLNTLRFAIDLTADAPDLFFRGKQLSEYDAILPRIGNSITYFGTAVVRQFEQMDVYTPNTANGISSARDKLRANQILSRHNIAMPPTAFVRNRADVRPAIERVGGAPVVIKLLEGTQGIGVILAPQVKVAEAIIETLHSTKQNVLIQKFIAESRGRDIRALVVGDRVVAAMRRVADGDEFRSNVHRGGRVEPVTLDPVYEQTAVRSAQIMGLRVAGVDMLESDDGPLVMEVNSSPGLQGIETATKLDVAGAIIDYIANQVAFPDIDVRQRLSVSTGYGVAELLIHSGAEQVGMKLGDLGLWDRDITVLTLHRGVSVIPNPRKHVELEAEDRLLCFGKLEEMRSMIPEKRRRRPRVRRLPKEPLGE
- a CDS encoding ATP-dependent zinc protease family protein, with the translated sequence MTRSSHSNTSTGWREWVGLPDLGIDWLKAKIDTGARTSSLHAFDVSEFERDGEDWVRFTVHPWQDSTADAVVHETRVHDRRAVRSSSGHTEHRIVVTMRLRLVGREVDAEVTLTNRDEMGFRMLIGREALRQGFLVDPARSYLGGRAPREMRNRNRGR
- a CDS encoding DUF4191 domain-containing protein, which produces MAKSAPVTEKRPGFFSQIRSLFRFTRDVYGWLPWAQIAILIAGVLIGLIIGFLISGTSVLGLILWGFTGLLFGVLGAMFLMTRLSTTAMYAKIDGMPGASGHVLSTSLGRSWSASDTPVGINPKTQEAVYRVVGRGGIVIVGEGARGRLTRLINEERQKAQRVAHGVPVTVLYVGHGDDDVAIADLSKTIKKLPKAIDKATMAAVIRRIESVSQSLSSLPIPKGIDPTRVRSQRPR
- a CDS encoding RDD family protein; the encoded protein is MPISGPGSIARPGRRIAALAIDYFAATIIAIGFLGYDPLELPAEAGWRQFAPMMVFALLQIVFLPTANGSPGHRMLGMRVLRLDGAWVGLWRPIVRTLLLVFVIPAVIWDADQRGLHDKLAGTVLTRG